From Caretta caretta isolate rCarCar2 chromosome 9, rCarCar1.hap1, whole genome shotgun sequence, one genomic window encodes:
- the SCG2 gene encoding secretogranin-2, giving the protein MADTKPCWLGAASSLTFFFVLICCVDAASIEPYQLLQKNPDYLGKNLQRLPSPDMIKALEYIENLRKQANKGENGQDYSFYQGAPFFLQQKESKDQSHLSDNRRDSLTEDESQWVRSMLEALRQTEKESKAGSKENKPYSMSSDNFPAGVSDNYEAYKWPERRHKHDKMPHVHDEESSRDSPFKRTNEIVEEQYTPQSLATLESVFQELGKMTGPNNHKKERLDEDQKLYTEDEDDVYKVNNIAYEDVVGGEDWNPIEEKVESQTQEEIKDRKEEIDKNEEEIDDEMKRSGKQGFLEDEMRRDSKDQMSDDITKLMNYYLKRLMSNIGNGRVRTGHEEKRAGIFLEKLDPQSISQLVEISRNLQIPPEDLLDMLKTGEKQQQSERVETEQEPELPEDLEDDISETNLDHTDIFKNKMNPKNGYMRQPINVMPDNLPEDLNIEDIVNLLGTDNLANQKTSYFVNQLNEENSFPRLSYIPRRPKGHQLPKAAWINDLERRQMEYEKLNVKDEELADYLAKMLAKYPEVIDTNQLKRVPVPVSSENDLQEDDQFEQAIKEHLNQLGPQESDKLASLSKRLSMARENDDTQNRQYLDEDMLVKVLEYLNQEQSDKGRNHINKRAMENM; this is encoded by the coding sequence ATGGCAGATACTAAACCCTGCTGGCTTGGAGCAGCCTCCTCTCTCACCTTTTTCTTTGTCCTAATCTGTTGTGTTGATGCAGCATCAATCGAACCTTATCAGCTGCTTCAGAAAAACCCAGACTATTTAGGGAAAAATTTACAAAGGCTCCCAAGCCCAGATATGATCAAAGCCTTGGAATATATAGAAAATCTCCGCAAACAAGCTAACAAGGGAGAAAATGGCCAAGATTACAGCTTCTATCAAGGTGCGCCATTTtttctgcagcagaaagaaagcaaagatcAGAGTCACCTATCAGATAATAGAAGAGATTCTTTGACTGAAGATGAGTCACAATGGGTTAGGTCAATGTTGGAAGCCTTGAGGCAAACAGAAAAAGAGTCAAAGGCTGgatcaaaagaaaataaaccatATAGTATGAGTTCAGATAACTTCCCAGCTGGAGTGAGTGATAATTATGAGGCTTATAAGTGGCCTGAGAGACGACACAAACATGACAAAATGCCACATGTACATGATGAAGAAAGTTCAAGAGACAGTCCTTTCAAGCGCACCAATGAAATAGTAGAAGAACAATATACACCCCAAAGCCTTGCTACTTTGGAGTCTGTCTTTCAGGAGCTGGGGAAAATGACAGGACCAAATAATCACAAAAAAGAGAGGCTGGATGAAGATCAGAAATTGTACacagaagatgaagatgatgTATATAAAGTTAATAATATTGCTTATGAAGATGTAGTGGGAGGAGAAGACTGGAATCCAATAGAGGAAAAAGTGGAAAGCCAAACACAAGAAGAGATAAAAGATCGTAAAGaggaaattgataaaaatgaagaAGAAATTGATGATGAAATGAAGAGATCAGGGAAGCAAGGCTTCCTGGAAGATGAAATGAGGAGAGACAGTAAAGATCAAATGTCAGATGACATTACAAAGCTAATGAATTATTATCTGAAGAGGCTGATGAGCAATATTGGAAATGGCAGGGTAAGGACTGGACATGAAGAAAAAAGGGCAGGTATATTTTTGGAAAAACTTGATCCTCAGTCTATCTCTCAACTAGTAGAAATCTCAAGGAATTTACAAATCCCTCCAGAGGATTTACTAGACATGttgaaaactggagaaaagcagcagcagagtgaaagGGTGGAGACCGAGCAAGAACCAGAGCTCCCAGAAGATCTTGAGGATGACATCTCTGAAACTAATCTAGACCACacagatatatttaaaaataaaatgaaccctAAAAATGGTTACATGAGGCAGCCAATTAATGTTATGCCAGATAATCTACCTGAAGACCTCAATATTGAAGATATTGTCAATCTTTTAGGGACTGATAATTTAGCTAATCAGAAAACCTCGTACTTTGTAAATCAGCTtaatgaagagaacagctttCCAAGACTTTCCTACATTCCCAGAAGACCTAAAGGACATCAACTTCCTAAAGCTGCTTGGATTAATGATTTGGAAAGACGACAAATGGAATATGAAAAACTAAATGTAAAAGATGAAGAACTAGCAGATTACTTGGCAAAGATGTTGGCAAAATACCCTGAAGTTATCGATACAAACCAGCTGAAACGCGTTCCAGTCCCAGTTTCATCTGAAAATGATCTACAGGAAGATGACCAGTTTGAGCAAGCAATCAAAGAACATCTAAATCAGCTGGGACCACAAGAATCTGATAAACTAGCCTCACTCAGCAAAAGGCTGTCCATGGCCCGGGAGAATGACGACACACAAAACAGGCAGTATCTGGATGAAGATATGTTAGTGAAGGTGCTGGAGTACCTAAACCAGGAGCAATCAGACAAAGGAAGAAATCACATTAATAAAAGGGCAATGGAAAATATGTAA